The Candidatus Tectomicrobia bacterium genome includes a region encoding these proteins:
- a CDS encoding CoA transferase: MPGPLDGVRVLDLTRLVSGGLFGMLLADAGAEVAKVEAPGRGDTLRAWSPAWWKVYGRGKKSLTLDLGRPAGREALRALAAKADLLAENFFAGKLESWGLGPGALLAINPRLVILRISGWGQEGPYRDRPGFGTMVEGMSGFASMNGFPDSPPLLPPFPLADMTAALYGVAAAMFALYHRDARGGGGQVIDLALHEPLFSILGPLAADFLLHGKKRARTGNRSLTSAPRNLYPARDGRWIALAASTQPMAERLFRAIGREDLIADPRFADNAARVAHAGELDAILAGEIARRTCAENLARFEAGGVTASPVYDIEDVLADPHFQARELVRHVPDPDYGAVPMQGAFPRMSGTPLGIRWTGPALGAHTGEVLSSWLGWDAERVEALRREGAI, encoded by the coding sequence GTGCCGGGGCCGCTCGACGGGGTGAGGGTGCTCGATCTGACCCGGCTGGTCTCGGGCGGGCTCTTCGGGATGCTCCTCGCCGACGCCGGGGCCGAGGTGGCGAAGGTGGAGGCCCCCGGCCGGGGGGACACCCTGCGCGCCTGGAGCCCGGCCTGGTGGAAGGTGTACGGGCGGGGGAAGAAGTCCCTCACCCTCGACCTCGGCCGCCCCGCCGGGCGGGAGGCGTTGCGCGCCCTGGCCGCGAAGGCCGACCTCCTGGCCGAGAACTTCTTCGCCGGGAAGCTCGAGTCCTGGGGCCTCGGGCCCGGGGCGCTCCTGGCGATCAACCCGCGCCTCGTCATCCTCCGCATCTCGGGCTGGGGGCAGGAGGGCCCCTACCGGGACCGCCCGGGCTTCGGCACCATGGTGGAGGGGATGAGCGGCTTCGCCTCGATGAACGGCTTCCCGGATTCGCCCCCCCTGCTGCCCCCTTTCCCCTTGGCCGACATGACGGCCGCCCTCTACGGGGTGGCCGCCGCCATGTTCGCGCTCTACCATCGGGACGCGCGCGGGGGCGGGGGACAGGTGATCGACCTGGCCCTGCACGAGCCCCTGTTCAGCATCCTGGGCCCCCTCGCGGCGGACTTCCTCCTGCACGGCAAGAAGCGCGCCCGCACCGGCAACCGTTCCCTCACCTCCGCCCCGCGCAACCTCTACCCCGCCCGGGACGGCCGCTGGATCGCCCTCGCCGCCTCCACCCAGCCCATGGCGGAGCGCCTCTTCCGCGCCATCGGGCGCGAGGACCTGATCGCGGACCCCCGCTTCGCGGACAACGCGGCCCGCGTCGCCCACGCCGGGGAGCTGGACGCCATCCTCGCCGGGGAGATCGCCCGGCGCACCTGCGCGGAGAACCTGGCCCGCTTCGAGGCGGGGGGCGTCACGGCGAGCCCCGTCTACGACATCGAGGACGTCCTGGCCGACCCCCACTTCCAGGCCCGCGAGCTCGTCCGCCACGTCCCGGACCCGGACTACGGCGCGGTCCCGATGCAGGGGGCCTTCCCCCGGATGTCCGGGACGCCCCTCGGCATCCGCTGGACCGGGCCCGCCCTCGGGGCCCACACCGGCGAGGTGCTCTCCTCCTGGCTCGGCTGGGACGCGGAGCGGGTGGAGGCGCTGCGGCGGGAGGGGGCGATTTAG
- a CDS encoding Ldh family oxidoreductase, translating into MPERRRVAASALADFAARAIRTLGAPGDMARTAAEVLAAADLRGIFSHGVAGGTGLMELVERTRAKAIDPAARPEVKRREDQAAASMDGRGGMGPVAAMQAAHLAGDLAERYGVGRVHVRNANHFGAACVYVEALAARGLAARATCTSGAWLVPYGGERVRLGTNPIAWVMPLGEGEEPIVIDIATTQRAVSPAIRAARAGDPLPPDYMVDERGAPLEGVVPYERLLKGSVRPLGGERFGYKGSGLNILVELDNVMGGGSTERIPNMRETPHSRVSQTFEAWRVDVLYPEAEARRRLAETVADIRRYGGPGMLMPGEREARHKADALRNGIPYEPSQWETLRRLGEETGVEPPGPVG; encoded by the coding sequence GTGCCTGAGCGCCGCCGCGTCGCCGCCTCCGCCCTGGCCGACTTCGCCGCCCGGGCCATCCGCACCCTGGGCGCGCCCGGGGACATGGCGCGCACGGCGGCCGAGGTCCTGGCCGCCGCCGACCTGCGGGGCATCTTCAGCCACGGCGTGGCGGGGGGGACGGGCCTCATGGAGCTGGTCGAGCGCACGCGGGCCAAGGCCATCGACCCGGCCGCCCGGCCCGAGGTGAAGCGCCGGGAGGACCAGGCCGCCGCCTCGATGGACGGCCGGGGAGGCATGGGGCCCGTCGCCGCCATGCAGGCCGCCCACTTGGCGGGGGACCTGGCCGAGCGCTACGGGGTGGGCCGGGTGCACGTCCGCAACGCCAACCACTTCGGGGCCGCCTGCGTCTACGTCGAGGCCCTGGCCGCCCGGGGCCTCGCCGCCCGGGCCACCTGCACCTCGGGGGCCTGGCTCGTGCCCTACGGGGGGGAGCGCGTCCGCCTGGGCACCAATCCCATCGCCTGGGTGATGCCCCTCGGGGAGGGCGAGGAGCCCATCGTCATCGACATCGCCACCACCCAGCGGGCGGTGAGCCCGGCCATCCGCGCCGCCCGGGCGGGGGACCCCCTCCCGCCGGACTACATGGTGGACGAGCGCGGCGCCCCGCTCGAGGGCGTGGTCCCCTACGAGAGGCTCCTCAAGGGCTCGGTGCGCCCCCTGGGCGGGGAGCGCTTCGGCTACAAGGGCTCGGGCCTGAACATCCTGGTGGAGCTCGACAACGTGATGGGCGGGGGCTCGACGGAGCGCATCCCCAACATGCGCGAAACCCCGCACAGCCGGGTCTCCCAGACCTTCGAGGCCTGGCGGGTCGACGTGCTCTATCCCGAGGCCGAGGCCCGCCGCCGCCTGGCCGAGACGGTGGCCGACATCCGGCGCTACGGCGGCCCCGGGATGCTCATGCCGGGGGAGCGCGAGGCGCGTCACAAGGCCGACGCCCTCCGGAACGGAATCCCCTACGAGCCCTCCCAATGGGAGACCCTGCGCCGGCTGGGGGAGGAGACGGGGGTCGAGCCGCCGGGGCCGGTGGGATGA
- a CDS encoding aspartyl protease family protein has translation MGLVFVEGTVSGPAGRQAALRFLVDGGATYTLLPHDAWRSIGLAPKRPIRCTLADGTAIERQVSECHIALPQGEGHTPVILGEPGDEALLGTVTLEVLGLVLNPFNRTLQPMRMLLA, from the coding sequence ATGGGCCTCGTGTTCGTCGAAGGCACGGTCTCCGGCCCGGCGGGGCGGCAGGCGGCCCTGCGGTTCCTGGTGGACGGCGGCGCGACCTATACGCTGCTTCCTCATGATGCCTGGCGCTCAATCGGACTCGCGCCGAAGCGCCCCATCCGGTGCACGCTGGCGGACGGCACGGCCATCGAGCGCCAGGTCTCGGAGTGCCACATCGCCCTGCCCCAAGGGGAGGGGCACACCCCGGTGATCCTCGGGGAGCCCGGCGACGAGGCCTTGCTCGGCACCGTGACGCTCGAAGTCCTCGGCCTCGTCCTCAACCCCTTCAACCGTACCCTCCAGCCCATGCGGATGCTGCTGGCATAA
- a CDS encoding type II toxin-antitoxin system HicB family antitoxin produces the protein MKSHIFNVVIEEDRFEDGRKAYHASCPALRGCHTWGHTAEEALANIREAVELYVEDLREAGEPIPLTP, from the coding sequence ATGAAGTCGCACATCTTCAATGTCGTCATCGAGGAGGACCGCTTCGAGGACGGCCGGAAGGCCTACCACGCTTCCTGCCCCGCGCTGCGGGGATGCCACACCTGGGGCCACACGGCCGAGGAGGCCCTGGCCAACATCCGGGAGGCCGTGGAGCTTTACGTCGAGGACCTGCGCGAGGCCGGCGAGCCCATCCCTCTCACGCCATGA
- a CDS encoding TIGR00730 family Rossman fold protein, with product MKRICVFAGSKPGKRPAYREAAALLGGLLAGKGIGVVYGAGQNGMMGGLADAALAAGGEVIGVIPDRLMGAEPPHEGLTSLRIVKSMHARKAVMANLSDGFIALPGGLGTIEETMEILTWAQLCFHKKPIGLLNVEGYFDGLIAFLRHATEEGFVRPENLELFRVESTPAALLEALVNYSPPPHVSDQRDIEET from the coding sequence TTGAAGCGGATATGCGTCTTCGCCGGCTCCAAGCCGGGCAAGCGCCCCGCCTACCGGGAGGCCGCCGCCCTGCTGGGCGGGCTCTTGGCGGGCAAGGGCATCGGGGTGGTCTACGGGGCCGGCCAGAACGGCATGATGGGCGGGCTGGCGGACGCCGCCCTCGCCGCCGGGGGCGAGGTCATCGGGGTCATCCCGGACCGGCTGATGGGCGCCGAGCCCCCGCACGAGGGGCTCACCAGCCTGCGCATCGTCAAGTCCATGCACGCCCGCAAGGCGGTCATGGCGAATTTATCGGACGGCTTCATCGCCCTGCCGGGCGGCCTGGGGACCATCGAGGAGACGATGGAGATCCTCACCTGGGCCCAGCTCTGCTTCCATAAGAAGCCCATCGGCCTCCTGAACGTGGAGGGCTACTTCGACGGCCTCATCGCCTTCCTGCGCCACGCCACGGAGGAGGGCTTCGTCCGGCCCGAGAACCTCGAGCTCTTCCGGGTCGAGTCCACCCCCGCCGCCCTCCTCGAGGCGCTCGTGAACTACTCGCCCCCGCCCCACGTCAGCGACCAGCGGGACATCGAGGAGACGTAG
- a CDS encoding NUDIX hydrolase, with amino-acid sequence MGREYPLRPIVGVGAIILKESDVLVVRRGRPPRQGEWSVPGGAVKLGETLEEALRREILEETGLIIEILGRCAVIDRVTRDSWERVRYHYVIVDFVCRPLGGELKAGSDISEAMWHPLADLPSLAPMTPGTAQIILDSAERFRRGALAG; translated from the coding sequence GTGGGCCGCGAGTACCCGCTCCGCCCCATCGTGGGCGTCGGAGCCATAATTCTCAAAGAATCAGACGTTTTGGTGGTCCGGAGGGGGCGCCCCCCGCGCCAGGGGGAGTGGAGCGTGCCCGGGGGGGCGGTCAAGCTGGGGGAGACCCTGGAGGAAGCCCTGAGGCGAGAGATTCTCGAGGAGACGGGCCTGATCATCGAAATTCTCGGCCGCTGCGCCGTGATCGACCGGGTCACGCGCGACTCCTGGGAGCGCGTCCGTTACCATTATGTGATCGTCGATTTCGTCTGCCGCCCTCTCGGCGGGGAGCTCAAGGCCGGGAGCGACATCTCCGAGGCCATGTGGCACCCGCTGGCGGACCTCCCGAGCCTCGCCCCCATGACGCCGGGCACCGCCCAGATCATCCTCGACTCCGCCGAGCGCTTCCGGCGGGGCGCGCTGGCCGGCTGA
- a CDS encoding DMT family transporter produces MPPEVLFALVSLGLLGVSDFLYKWGQRWELRAAPFMLIQNAAYVPSALALAGWRGDLAWAPGLLFGLGNGLLAFTAFLFLLLAMRRGEAVALVPIVRLNFAVTAALTVALLGESFTWAKGGALALAALAVLAGGSGMAAAGGDRRSLLLALSAMCLFGLIGLFYKLALRHGAPPAAITAAQGMGVTLAAVPFALWRRDPLPRRGPPLWLPLLCGVLTSSSYVALAVAFTHGEAVVVAPIAQLSFVLTGLLAVLFLGERLTPRKAAGVLFAALAVALFARG; encoded by the coding sequence GTGCCGCCCGAGGTGCTTTTCGCGCTCGTCTCGCTCGGCCTCCTCGGGGTGAGCGACTTTCTCTACAAGTGGGGCCAGCGCTGGGAGCTCCGCGCGGCCCCCTTCATGCTCATCCAGAACGCGGCCTATGTCCCGAGCGCCCTGGCCCTCGCCGGGTGGCGCGGGGACCTCGCCTGGGCCCCCGGCCTCCTCTTCGGGCTGGGGAACGGCCTCCTCGCCTTCACCGCCTTCTTGTTCCTGCTCCTGGCCATGCGCCGGGGGGAGGCGGTGGCCCTCGTCCCCATCGTGCGGCTCAACTTCGCCGTGACGGCGGCCCTGACCGTCGCCCTCCTGGGGGAGAGCTTCACCTGGGCCAAGGGCGGGGCGCTCGCCCTCGCCGCCCTGGCCGTCCTGGCCGGGGGGAGCGGGATGGCCGCCGCCGGGGGGGACCGCCGCTCCCTCCTCCTCGCCCTCTCGGCCATGTGCCTGTTCGGCCTCATCGGGCTCTTCTACAAGCTGGCCCTGCGCCACGGCGCCCCGCCCGCCGCCATCACCGCGGCCCAGGGGATGGGCGTGACCCTGGCCGCCGTCCCCTTCGCCCTGTGGCGGCGCGACCCCCTCCCCCGGCGGGGGCCCCCGCTCTGGCTGCCCCTCCTCTGCGGGGTGCTCACCTCCTCGAGCTACGTCGCGCTCGCGGTGGCCTTCACCCACGGGGAGGCCGTGGTGGTCGCCCCCATCGCCCAGCTCAGCTTCGTGCTGACGGGGCTGCTGGCGGTCCTCTTCCTGGGGGAGCGCCTCACCCCGCGGAAGGCGGCGGGCGTCCTCTTCGCGGCGCTGGCGGTGGCGCTCTTCGCGCGGGGGTAG
- a CDS encoding DUF4160 domain-containing protein, whose protein sequence is MPEISRFYGIVIKMFFDDHNPPHFHAEYGGGLALVDIRTLAMFSGRLPPRATGLVIEWAALHQQELLADWERARTREELRKIPPLE, encoded by the coding sequence GTGCCTGAGATCAGCCGGTTCTACGGCATCGTCATCAAGATGTTCTTCGACGACCACAACCCGCCGCACTTTCACGCGGAATACGGCGGCGGCCTCGCGCTGGTCGATATCCGCACGTTGGCCATGTTTTCGGGCAGATTGCCGCCCCGCGCGACAGGCCTTGTGATCGAGTGGGCGGCGCTCCATCAGCAGGAGCTGCTCGCCGACTGGGAGAGGGCACGCACGAGAGAGGAACTCCGGAAGATTCCGCCCTTGGAATAA
- a CDS encoding DUF2442 domain-containing protein: protein MRRVSKVRTLPGYRLELEFDDGVSGTADLSEAAGKGVFAYWREPGAFGQVRIGPSGELAWGERVDLCPDALYLKVTGKKPEDLFPALRDQPLRA, encoded by the coding sequence ATGAGAAGGGTTTCCAAGGTCAGGACATTGCCAGGGTACCGCCTGGAGCTTGAATTCGACGACGGGGTGTCCGGAACGGCGGACCTCTCCGAGGCCGCCGGCAAGGGCGTGTTCGCCTATTGGCGCGAACCGGGCGCCTTCGGGCAGGTCCGCATCGGCCCGTCCGGCGAACTGGCCTGGGGCGAGCGGGTCGATCTGTGCCCCGACGCGCTCTACCTCAAGGTGACGGGCAAGAAACCGGAGGACCTTTTCCCCGCGCTGCGCGATCAGCCCCTCCGTGCCTGA
- a CDS encoding HlyC/CorC family transporter encodes MPLSLVLAAGFVLLLFEAFFAGAEIAIVSANRNRLRAMADEGHRGAGLALDLLARPEWLHGTILTWHNASFVTNVSIATLAAIQVAGPRYGELLSILVVIPFLVIFGEVMPKSYFQERADVIAPRIAPIVWAARVGAYPAVWAVSLLIGLVTGGKTAREESSTFITRRELEALVEEPSEGDVHPVERKMIGRIFSFGDLRADDVMVPLVDVSAVDEQGTVEDAIERIEKDGHSRIPVYRENINHIVGVVYARDILALGPEAAGPLLSKPGLVREVYYVPDSKPADDLLADLQREKHKLAIVVDEYGGCVGVVTVEDLVEEIVGEISDEYDVDEVRLFRRVGDRKYMVDARMEIEAVRDELSVPVPDGDYNTLGGFLLERFGRIPKAGEQIVVEGWIFTIEAATERQIESVRLEPVPEDANAPGPEDRA; translated from the coding sequence CCTCGCCGCCGGCTTCGTCCTGCTCCTCTTCGAGGCGTTCTTCGCCGGGGCCGAGATCGCCATCGTCTCGGCGAACCGGAACCGCCTGCGGGCGATGGCGGACGAGGGCCACCGCGGGGCCGGGCTCGCCCTCGACCTTCTCGCCCGGCCCGAGTGGCTCCACGGCACCATCCTCACCTGGCACAACGCCTCCTTCGTGACGAACGTCTCGATCGCCACCCTGGCGGCCATCCAGGTCGCGGGCCCGCGCTACGGCGAGCTGCTCTCGATCCTGGTGGTCATCCCCTTCCTGGTGATCTTCGGCGAGGTGATGCCGAAGAGCTATTTCCAGGAGCGCGCCGACGTCATCGCCCCCCGCATCGCACCGATCGTCTGGGCGGCGCGGGTCGGGGCCTACCCGGCCGTCTGGGCGGTCAGCCTGCTGATCGGCCTGGTGACCGGCGGGAAGACCGCCCGCGAGGAGAGCTCCACCTTCATCACCCGCCGCGAGCTCGAGGCCCTCGTCGAGGAGCCGAGCGAGGGGGACGTCCACCCGGTCGAGCGGAAGATGATCGGCCGCATCTTCTCCTTCGGCGACCTGCGCGCGGACGACGTGATGGTGCCCCTGGTGGACGTCTCGGCCGTGGACGAGCAGGGGACGGTCGAGGACGCCATCGAGCGGATCGAGAAGGACGGCCACTCCCGCATCCCCGTCTACCGGGAGAACATCAACCACATCGTGGGCGTGGTGTACGCGCGCGACATCCTGGCGCTGGGGCCCGAGGCGGCGGGGCCTCTCCTCTCGAAGCCCGGCCTCGTGCGGGAGGTGTACTACGTCCCCGACTCGAAGCCCGCCGACGACCTCCTCGCCGACCTCCAGCGGGAGAAGCACAAGCTGGCCATCGTGGTGGACGAGTACGGCGGCTGCGTCGGCGTGGTGACCGTCGAGGACCTGGTCGAGGAGATCGTCGGCGAGATCAGCGACGAGTACGACGTGGACGAGGTGCGCCTCTTCCGCCGGGTGGGCGACCGGAAGTACATGGTGGACGCCCGGATGGAGATCGAGGCGGTGCGCGACGAGCTCTCCGTCCCGGTCCCCGACGGCGACTACAACACCCTCGGGGGGTTCCTCCTCGAGAGGTTCGGCCGCATCCCCAAGGCGGGCGAGCAGATCGTGGTGGAGGGCTGGATCTTCACCATCGAGGCCGCCACCGAGCGCCAGATCGAGAGCGTCCGGCTCGAGCCCGTCCCTGAGGACGCGAACGCCCCCGGGCCCGAGGATCGGGCGTAG
- a CDS encoding HU family DNA-binding protein: protein MTKSDLVAAMAATGEIPRAKAEQMFNAMLDRVTDALKSRERVVISGFGTFSVRESKARTGRNPKTGETIHISAKAVPKFTPGKELKSSISGS, encoded by the coding sequence GTGACCAAGAGCGATCTCGTTGCAGCGATGGCGGCGACAGGGGAGATCCCCCGGGCGAAGGCCGAGCAAATGTTCAACGCCATGCTCGATCGGGTCACCGACGCCCTTAAGTCCCGGGAGCGGGTCGTGATTTCAGGCTTCGGCACCTTCTCCGTGCGCGAGTCGAAGGCCCGCACGGGGCGGAACCCCAAGACCGGCGAGACGATTCACATCTCGGCCAAGGCCGTCCCGAAGTTCACCCCCGGCAAGGAACTGAAGAGCTCCATCTCGGGCTCCTGA